The genomic region CACGCGTCACCATGGGGCATTCGTGTACGACATCAAAATGGGGACTACAAAAAAATTAATCAATAATTATAATGAACAGCTATACGTAAGGGATATCGTAGAAAAAGAAAACGGAACTATCTGGCTGGCCACAGAAAGCGGACTTCTGATCTATGACACCAAATCCAAAACATATTCAAATTTTAAAAAAAGCTATAACGACCCGTATTCATTAACCGATAATGCGCTTTATACGATGACAATAGATAAAGAGGGCGGTACATGGATAGGTAGTTATTTTGGCGGCGTAAATTATCTACCAAAAGAGTTTACACCCTTTAAGAAATATTTCCCTAAAGAGGGCGAAAATAGTATCAGCGGAAATGCCGTAAGAGAAATACACCAGGACAAGAATGGTGATTATTGGATAGGAACAGAAGATGCCGGCTTGAACAAACTAGATGCTAACACCGGTAAATTTCAAACTTTCACTCCTAAAAACTCGAACATTGCCCATTACAATATTCATGGAATTTTACCTTTAGATAATGAACTTTGGGTTGGCACTTTTGAACATGGCCTGGATGTATTCGACATCAATAGTAATCAAATAATTAGGCACTATGAGCAGGAAGAAGGCAACCCTTATAGTATTGGAAATAATTTTATCCTGGATATTTATAAAGGAAGAGACGACAGCGTTTATGTCATGGCTTCCCTGGGCATTTATACCTACAATCGCAAAAAAGATCATTTTAATCCCCTAAAAGGTTTTCCTCAGGATTTTCATTATGCCGCATTTTTAGAAAGTAAAGACGGAACTTTATGGGCCGCAACATATTGGGATGGTCTCTATTATTATAATCCCAAAACACAAAAAAAAGGCTATTTTAGATACGATGGGCAAGATTCTACCAGCATTAGCAGTAATGTGATTAATGGCATTTTTCAGGATTCCAAAGAAAATATTTGGATCACTACAGAAAATGGACTAAACCTCTATCAGCCCACTTCTAATGATTTTAAAAATTATAATACCAGGGATGGTCTTCCCAGCAATGTTAGCTATTCTATTTTAGAAGATGATGATGCCAGTTTATGGATTAGCACTTCAAACGGACTGGTGCATTTTAATCCTTCAAAAGAAAGTTTTAAAACTTACACTAAAGCAAATGGCCTATTAAGTGACCAGTTCAATTATAGTTCAGCTTATAAAAATAACGAAGGCCGAATGTTCTTTGGGAGCGTAAAAGGTTTAGTTAGTTTTCATCCAGATGAATTTATAAAAAACAATTACGATCCGCCGGTTTATATTACCAATCTTAGTATTAATAATGAATCCATAAAAGTAGGAGCTCAAAATTCTCCGCTGGAAAAATCGATTACTGAAACCTCAAAAATCATCTTAACTGCAGATCAATCTACTTTTAGCCTGGATTTTGCGTCACTTAGTTTTACAGCACCAGAAATGACCGAATATGCCTACCGCCTTATAGGGCTTAATGACAAATGGATACCACTAAAAACAAAGCATAGCGTAAATTTCACAGAGTTACCGTCAGGCAATTATATATTTCAGGTAAAAAGTACCAATAGTACAGGGGTAGAAAATAAAGAAACTGCCGCTTTAGAAATTGAAGTTCTTCCTCCCTTTTACTTTAGCAAACTGGCTATTTTCTTATACACTCTAGTATTCATACTACTTTTTGCTCTTTCCCTTAGATATTATCATTATAGGGTACAACGTAAAAATAACCGAAAGATTAAAGCATTTCAGGATGAAAAAGAAAAAGAAATTTATCAGTCTAAAATTGAGTTTTTCACGAACGTAGCCCACGAAATTCGTACCCCGCTAACACTTATCAAAACACCTTTAGAAAAGCTCATTGGCCAAACCAAAGACCAGCCGATAATGCAAAAAAGCCTTTCTATTATGGAAAAAAATACCGAAAGACTTATTAATCTGGTAAATGAATTGTTAGACTTTAGGAAAACAGAAATTGAAAATATAAAACTCACTTTTGTTGAAATTAACATTTCAGAGACGCTTAGGAACACTTATACCAGGTTTAGCGAGCTTATTCAGGAAAAAGCGGTAGATTTTAGGATGAAACTTCCGCAGGAAGAGGTGATGGCTTTTGTTGATGAAGAAGCTATAAAAAAAATTATGAGCAACCTCTTTAATAATGCGATTAAATATGCTAAAAATGAAGTGATCCTGAAGCTGGAAGTCACTGACTCCGAATTTATCTTAAAAGTACAAAACGATGGAAGTTTGATTCCGCAACACCTCAAAAAACGCATATTTGAACCCTTCTTTAGGACGGATGAAGTTTCCAATCAAACCGGTACAGGTATTGGCTTAAGCCTGGCTTACAGTTTAACCGAATTACACAGCGGGCAGCTCATCCTTGCCAATGAAGATACCCATTTAAACACCTTTATCTTAAAATTACCCCTTCGGCAAGAGCAGGAATTTAACTCGTATAAAAAGGAGCCAAAAGTTATCGAACGTCAGCAAGAAGAAATTCCACAGGAAGAAATTATAAACGACACGGCTGAAAACTCAGGAATATTAATCGTGGAAGATAATAGAGAGTTGCTAAAATTTATTGCTGATGATTTTAAAGAAGAATACGCCGTTTTTAAATCTACAAATGCAGAAACAGCTATCGAAATTCTCAAAAAAGAAAATATCTATTTAATCATCAGTGATGTGATGATGAATGGAATGGACGGATTTGAGTTTTGTGAATACGTAAAAACCAATTTAGAAACAAGCCACATACCTGTGATCCTGCTTACTGCCAAAAATGCCATGCAATCAAAAATTCAGGGCTTAGAAGCCGGTGCCGACGCTTATATCGAAAAACCGTTTTCTTTAGAATATCTAAAGGTACAGGTAAGCAATCTTATTGAAAACAGAAGGCATATTATGGAGTTCTATTCCAGCTCCCCGCTTTCGCACATTAAGAGTATTGCTCATACCAAAACCGATGAGAGGTTTATCAATAAACTTGAAAAGTTAATTTACGATAATCTCTCCGATCAAAACCTGAATGTAGACAGCCTTGCCGATATTATGAATATGAGTCGTTCTACCTTATACCGAAAGATCAAAGACCTTTCGAATTTAAGTCCCAATGAACTAATAAACATCGCTCGTTTAAAGAAGGCCGCCGAATTATTACAGTCTGGAGAATATAAGATCTATGAAATTTCTGAAATTGTGGGGTATAAATCACAAACCAGTTTTGGCCGAAATTTCCAAAAACAATTTAAAATGACCCCTAGCGAATATATGAATGGAAAACAGCCTATCGAAGAATAGGCTGTTTTCCACATAACTAAACTACCCCAAGGCAAACCAATGAGGCATTAATTAGAAATTTTTACTTTATCTCCAGGTATTTAATGTTGATTATCAAATAATTGCAACTTCAAAAAGATATTATTGCCAGCCACCGCCAAGACTACGATATAATTCTACATTCGCGATTAGCAATTGATTTTTAATATTGATTAAATTAAGTTCACTTTCCAAAGCGTCACTTTGTGCCGAGATCACTTCCAGATAATTGGCATAACCACCTTTAAAAAGCATTCCGGCATCTTTTAGTCCCTTTTGAGTAACCTCAATACGCTCTTGCGCAATAGCAAATTCTTCCTTTAGCTTCTCCATTTTTGCCAAAGAGTTAGAAACGTCTGCAATCGCTGTAATAAGGTCATCTTTAAAATCTAATTGAGCAATTTCCTTTTGGGATAAGGCGACATTATAATTGGTTTTTAGTTTTCTATTATTAAAAATTGGCTGAAAAATAGCGCCGTTTAACAAAGCAAAACCAGAGCCCACAGGATCAAAAAATTCTTCTAATTTAAACGAATTTAAACCCGCTGAAGCACCAATATTTAATGAAGGATACCGTAACGCATTGGCAACACCGGCATCGGCGTTAGCAGTGATAAGCTCATATTCAGACATGGCCACATCTGGACGGTTTTTAATTAATTCTAAAGGTACTCCTGAAGTATATCTCTCTTGAAATTCTATATCCTCGAAATCGGTATCAATTTGTATTTCTCTAGGGGAGCGTCCTAATAAACGGTTCAGCTTATTTTCCATAATCACATACTGACGCTCTAACTGCGGAATTAAAGTTTTGGCCTTTAACTTTTGTGATTTTGTTTGCTGAATGGCCAGCGAAGTAGACTCTCCTGCATCGTATTGCAACTGTACGATATTTAAAGTACTATCGCTTAGGGCATAGTTTTTCTGGGCAACCTCTATCTGCGATTTAAGCATTACAAGATTAAAATAGGTTGCAGCAACTTCTGAAATTAGCGAAGTTTGCACTGCTTTTTTAAACTCCTTACTCTTCATAAACTGCGCACGGGCCGCTTCTTTTTGCCAACGTAATTTCCCCCATACATCAATTTCCCAGTTGGCCTGCAAAGCAGAGGCATATTCTAAACGCTCGGTATAAAAGCTCTCCGGAGGATTTTCCCCATGGTTTCTTCTGGCACGATTAGAACCATAGTTATTAAAATTTTCAGAGTAATAATCCCTACGGTACTCTGCCGGTCTCGCATTTAAGGAGGGGAAAAAATTTGCCTTAGACTGCGCAAGTTCCTCCATTCCAATTTCCATGTTTTTCATGGCTTTTTGCAAATCGATATTGTTTACTAAAGCCGTATCGATTAGGTTTTGTAATGTCCTATCTGTAATATAATCTTTCCATGGAATTTCAGACATTGGGATGGTATCATTATTCACTTCGTTTGAATTTAGTGAATCTACAGCTAAGGTCTCCTCTTTCTTTCCTCCCGCATAAAATTCTGAGGAAACATCATCACCAAAATCCGGGCGCGTATATTCTTCTCCTACTTTACAACTCACCACAAAGATCATTGCAAAAGCCCCTAGAGCAGCTTTTACAAATCCTGCTGAAAGTTTTGATTTATTGTTTGAATTTATAGTTGAAAGAAAACTCGTTTTCATCTTCGTTTTTTTAATTGATTTTGGTTTACTCGGCATAACGTTCCAGATTCATTTTATCATGAAGTACCTGAAATACATAAGCCAAAACAGGAATTATAAAAATACCCAAAACAATTCCGCTTATCATTCCACCTGCAGTACCAATACTAACCGAGTGATTTCCCTGTGCTGATGAACCTTCGGCAAACATTAACGGTACTAATCCTACGGTAAATGCCAAAGACGTCATAATAATGGGCCTAATCCTTAATGCACTGGCCTCGATCACCGCATCGAAGGCGGTAAAACCTGCCCTTCGCTTTTGAGCTACAAACTCTACAATCAAAATAGAGTTCTTGGCCAGTAAACCAATAAGCATTATAATACCAATTTGGACATAAATATTATTGTCGATCCCTGCGATATTAATAGCTGTAAACACCCCAAAAATACCTACCGGCAATGACAACATTACGGCCAATGGTAATAAGAAGCTTTCGTACTGTGAAGCCAGAATAAAATATACCAGTAAGATGATGATGATAAACACAATAATCGTATCCCCGCCAGAATTCTTTTCTTCTAAACTCATACTCGTCCACTCATAACTTAAAGTAGCCGGAAGTTTCTTGGCGGTAAGATCTTCGATCATATTCATTACATCCCCGGTACTATATCCTTTTGCGGGAGTAACATTTATTTTTGCTGCATTATAAAGATTGTAACGGTTAACAACCTCTGGGCCGTAGGTTTGTTTAAGTTTTACAATCGTATTAACCGGCACCATTTCACCTTCATCATTTTTCACAAAAATACTATTAAATGATTCCGGGGATTCCCTAAACTGAATATCAGATTGCATGTAAACACCGTACTGTCTGCTAAACCGGTTAAAATCTCCCGGCTGAACCCTACCAAAGTAAGACTGGATAGTAAACATCATATCTTTTACGCTTACCCCCATGTTCTTTGCCTTTTCGTAATCTATATCCAAACGATATTGTGGGAAATTAGGATTGAACGACGTAAAGGCATTTTCAACTTCCTTCTGATTATTAAGGGTATTCATAAATTCATTTACAATCTGTCCAAAATCACCTAAATCACCATCAGCCCTATCTTGAAGCATAAACTGCACTCCGTCAAAATTACCAAACCCCTGTACGGTAGGCCTTGGATACATATTAAAATCGGTTTCCGGTATTTCATCTAATTTTGACAATAAATCTTTAATCACTGCCTGAATCTCATGGATTTCGCCACGATCATCTGCGGGGTTTAATTGCACATAAGCTAAACCAGAAGAAGGACTATTAGCATTGTCTACTACATTAAAACCAGATACTGTATTCACTCCTTTTACTGCGGGTTGCTGTTGCAATATCGAATCAGCTTTTCTTAAGGCAACATTTGTTCGATGCAATGAAGATCCCTCTGGCATTTTCATGGATAAAATCAGGAAGTTATCATCCTCTGTAGGAATAAATCCACTGGGCGTAATTTTAGATAAAAATACGGTTAGACCAATAATAACTGCCAAGGCTCCCAGACCAACCCATTTTCTATTTAAAATCCAACGAACGGCATTTAAATATTTTTGTGTAAAACGATCAAAGAAAGTGTCGAATTTCCTAAATCCTTTTCTACGTAACACTTTAGCCTTTCTAAACTGCCTGTAATTCGAAATTGCTCTTGCAATACCTCGTTTATCCTTTTTTCTATCTTTTTTCCCGAAGAAAATTTTACTTAGAACCGGTGTTAAAGTAAGCGCATTGATCGCAGAAATTAATACGGCAAATATAATTGTGTAAGCAAACTCCTGATAAAATACCCCTACAGGACCGCTTAAAAATCCAACCGGCACAAACACCGCTGCAATTACTACCGTAATCGAGATAATAGCTCCGGTAATCTCGTCCATTGCAGAACTTACGGCCTCTTTAACCGGCATTTTATGATGTGTCATTTTTTCGTGTATAGCCTCCATCACCACAATGGCATCATCTACCACAATACCAATAGCCAACACCAGGGAGAACATACTTAAAACATTCATCGAGGCCCCTATGATATTTAAGAAAAAGAAAGTACCTAATAAAGATGCCGGGATAGAAATTGCAGTAATTAAGGTTGCCCTAAAATCCTGAAGGAAAATAAAAACCACCAGGAAAACCAAAATAAAGGCTTCGACAAGGGTGTGTTCCACCTGACTCATCGATTCGTCGATCTGGTTTCTTACACTATAGGTGATTTCGTAATGTACATCATCTGGAAATAAACGTGACTGCTCTTCTAGGATCTCACGAATACGACTATCGATTTCCATTGCGTTGGCTCCATTTTGCTGTACGATATCTATGGTTACCGATGGTTTTCCGTTTAATCTATTCTCACTGGTATAATTAGAAGCACCAAATTCTACTCTTGCAATATCCCTTAAATGTAACGAGGTTTCATCTTTAGTTTTAATTACCAGATTTTCGTAATCTTCGGGCTGGCTAAATCGGCCATCGTGCTTCATGATAATTTCAAAAAGCTCTTCTGAATTTTCTCCGAATTTACCTGGTGCCGCCTCGAAGTTTTGATCTTTAATCTGATTATAAACATCACGTGGCGTTAACTGGTAAGAAGCCATTTTCTGCGGATTCAACCAAATTCTCATAGCGTAATCACGCTGTCTTAAAATAGAAGCTTCAGCAAGCCCGTCTACACGCTTTAATTCCCTACGAATATTAATTCTGGTAAATGCGTTTAAGAAGGTTTCGTCGTAAGTAGGATCATCACTATAAATATTGATCGTCATGATACTCCCTTTCATCCTTTTCGTCACCGATATCCCTGCTTCAGAAACTTCAGTTGGGATCATAGAAGTAATGGTAGAAATTCGGTTTTGAATATCGACAGCAGCCAGATCTGGATCTGTCCCGGGTTTAAAATAAACGGTTACACGCCCTCTACCCGAGTTGGTTGCGGTAGAATTCGCATAAGACATATTTTCTGTCCCGTTAATAGCCTCTTCAATAGGCAATAAAACAGATTTTGCTACAGTTTCAGCGTTACCTCCTGGATAATATACCTGTACACTAACACTGGGCGGAGCAATTTCCGGAAAACGTTCTACCGGTAAAGAGGTGATACTTGCCGCCCCGGCTAAAAGCAATATGATAGTGATAACCAGTGTAAGGACTGGCCTTTTTATTATTTTCTTAAACATGCAATTTTATTTGATTGGGTAGTTAAAGTGAGCTTATTCCTGAACCTGGGATAACAAACGGCCTCTTTCAATAGGCTTTACTTTAATGCCGTTGGCCAACTTATCCAAACCAGAAAGCACGATACGATCGTCTGGGGATAAACTTTTAGAACTTACGATATAATTATCTCCAGATCTTCCTTCAGTTATAATCTCTTTACGTTGTGCTATATTATTTTCATCTAAAACAAAAACGAATTTTTTATCCTGAATAAATGTTGTGGCACTTTGAGGTACTAAAATAGCTTTTGGATAAATTTCTTCCATTAAAATTTTACCAGTATTTCCCGATCTTAACAGAGTATCTGGGTTTTGGAATCTCGCCCTTAAAGTAATAGAACCAGTATTACGGTCGATTTGCCCAGAATTAGCATCTACCTTCCCGGTATGTTCGTAAACAGATCCGTCGGCTAAAACCAACTTTACCTTATTATTCATTTTATTGTAAAGAGTATCGTTTTTTGCTCTTTCGTAATACAAATAATCAGACTCGCTCATAGAGAAATACACATAAATATCATCTACTTTAGATAATATGGTAAGTGGTTTTTCATCTGTTTGCTTAACAACGTTACCTGGAGATTTAGGAATTCTTCCCATAAAGCCGCTTACGGGAGCTTTAATTGTGGTAAAATTGAGATTGATTCTCATATTGGCTGCCTGTGCCTGCGCTCTTTCTAAGGAAGATAAGGCTACCTGATAATCGGCTTCTACAGATTTCTTTCGTACTTCAGAAATCACTTCGTTATCAATTAGTGGTTGTAAACGGTCTAAATCACTTTTTGCTTTTTCGACTTTTGCTCTCTCTAAAGCTACATTGGCCATTGCGTTTTTATAATCTTCCATATAAGGCTGACTATTAACTTTAAATAATGGCTGTCCTTTTTCAACAAAATCACCTTCATCTACATAAATTTCTTCTAAAATCCCATCTACCTGAGGACGAATTTCTACTGTTTCAACTCCTTCTATAGAACCGATATATTCAAAACCTTTAGAGGCATTTTGCTCTTTAAGGGATACCACTGGCAGCGGTAATCCTTCATCCACCTTTTCTTCTTCCTTGCAGGAAGTAAGGCTTAAAAGAGTACATGAAATGAAAAGTATTGCAAATTTGTTCACCATTGAAAATTTATATTTCTTATCCATAAGTAGAGATTATTTCTGTTATGGATGTAACAATTTACATACCTTTTGATTTCAAACGTTCTCGTATATGATTTTTAATACTTTTTTATGAGTTTTTGGGGTATTCCGCACTTAGCACCACCACACAATTTGTTGATTAATGCCACACATTAAAGAGTCAGTACGTCTAACCCAAATTTTAAAATCATAGCCATTGAATACGGAAAGCCTTAAAAACAAAAAAGCCTCTTCCCGAATCAACGGAAAAAAGCTTCTCATTGGTATTCCCAAAGCTAAAAAGCCTTAAAAGGTTTACCTACAAGTTCCAATTTCTTGGAACAAACAACACAACTAAATTTTAAGATTCAAAAAATATTTTTTTTAAATCTACGAGTGACCTAAATCACCTATATTTTTGTTTTCCCTGTTTTAGGAATTTTTTTAACCTCTTATTAATTGTCGAAAATTAAACAATAATTAAAAAAAGGGCTGACAAATCTACAATCTAATTTTAAATTAAACAAATCTGCTATTAATGATAAATTTAGATATAATTAAATTATAGCTATTAACGTTTTATAGAAAACCGCGTCTAATCGTTGATGAAAAATAACCAAAAGATCATTCTAGATTTAAAGAAAGGCAAAACAACAAGCTTTAAAGAGATCTATTTTCTTTATTACGATAAACTTTTTCATATCTGCAAAAAATTCAATTTTAAAGTATTCACCCCACAAGATTTTATTCAGGAAACCTTTTTAAAAATCTACAAAAACAGGCATCAGTTAAAAGAAGATGTGCCGCTAGAAGCACAGATTATAGTGATTTGTAAAAACATTATTTTCAATCATCTTAACCGGGAGAAAAAAATAATTCCGCTTCAACCCGATTTTCTTAACAGTAAAATAGAAAACGACGAGCCGGAAAATGAGACCAACTTCAAAAAAGAAAAGCTACATAAATTAATAGAAGAACTTCCGGTTCAACAAAAAAAGATTTTCAAGTTACACAAAATCGACAATTATTCTTACCAGGAAATTGCTAGCCTTACCCAACTTTCACAAAAAACGATCGCCAACCATATTTACCTGGCAAATAATTTTATCCGAAAAAATATCAAAAAGGCTTAGGAACTTTTACGCACCCAATTGTATTGTATAAAAATGCTCAATATGATTTTCGAGATTTATAAATTAGATATTATCGAACAGGAGCGATTGGTTTATCTTTTAAAGGTACTGGCGTTCAATTTTTCAGATTGTGAAATTCATCCTTTTACTCTAGAAGATGAAATTTTAATTATTGTATCTTCTAAAACAGAAATTAAAGATCACTTTCTCACTAGCATTAAAAGCGAAGGATTTAATTGCGAACTACTTAAAGCTTCCTGATGAAGAAAAGCGAAATCGAAAAAAAATTCGATAAGTACTGGAAAGAAAATTCACCTGAAATTCCTTCCACCGAAAAAGAAAAGTCCTGGGAAAAATTCTCTAGTAATCATTTAAAACATCCTTATCCTAAAACCTCTACTTTCATAAAGTATGCTGCTGCTATTGCGATAATGGTGATTTTAGGAACTGGTTTTTACATCATAAATCGTATCAATCAACCAGTACAGCAAATTGCTTCCGTCATACATATTGAAAATCCAGGAAATAAACTTAAATTGATTTTTTTACCTGATAGTAGTGAAATTAGGCTTCAATCACATTCAAAAATCACTTATTCTAAAGACTATAGCAATAATCGGGAGGTTTCTTTGCAAGGAAATGCCTTTTTTAAAGTTAGAAAAGACAAAAATCATCCTTTTAAAGTGATTAATAACAAAACCATAACTACGGCTTTAGGAACGTCCTTTACCATTGCTGAAAATGAAATCCAGACGCGTGTGAAATTGCATGAAGGCAAAGTAAAAATGACTGTTCAGGGGCAATCTAAAAACTGGATTTTGTTACCGGGAGAAGAATTTATTCTTGAAGATGGAGCGACTAAGATCCAGCATTTCAAAAACCATATAGACTTTGAAAAAGAGAGTGTAAAAAACATCATTAGTTTTCTTGAGCAGGAATATGCATTTAAAATAGCTGTTCCAGAAGCTTTTTTAAGTAAACAAATCACACTGCGGATAAAGAAAGAAGAAGATATTGAGATCCCTCTAAAAATACTTGCAGAAATACACAATCTTAACTACAGCATAGATCGCTTCAATAACAAGGTGATCTTTAGAAAGCAAACGTCTGCACCAACCAATAATATTATTAAGAAATGAAATATTTTTTAATCTGTTTTATATGTATTTATGGCTTCGGCCTTAACTGCCAAAATCTCACCATAAAGATTGAAAAAGGGAATACGATGAATACGCTTAAAGATCAGATCGAAAAACAATCTGATTATAAACTGGCTTATGCCGAAGAAATTAGTTCTCAACTCACTTTTAATATCGAGATGGATTATGAAAACATCAGTATCAGCGATTTAATCAAAGAACTTAACCATAAACTTCCGCACGATTTTAAGGCGTTGGGTAATAATATTACAATAAAACCCCATGGAATCAAGATGGATACTCAGTCACCCCACACTCTTTCGGGAAGTATTTATGACGAGAATAATCAGCCTCTTTTTGGAGCCAGTATTACAGTTCAGAAACTTCAAAAAGGGACGACTACCGATGAGGAAGGCAAATTCTCACTGCAGCTTCCGCAGGGAAGACATGAAGTCACCATTAGCTTTTTAGGATATAATACCATTACTAAAATCATCTTACTTAATCGCGATATGGATTGGAGCCTTCAAATGCAACCTGGCGGTGAAACCTTAGAAGAAGTGATTATTGAACAAAATAATAAGGCGACAAATATTAAAAAACCCCAAATGAGCATGAACAGCCTTAGCATGAAAGAAATTAAGCAAATACCGGTAGCTTTGGGGGAACCCGATCCTTTAAAATCTTTACTTACACTGCCGGGAGTTACTAATGCAGGTGAAGGTTCGTCAGGATTT from Zunongwangia profunda SM-A87 harbors:
- a CDS encoding efflux RND transporter permease subunit, with product MFKKIIKRPVLTLVITIILLLAGAASITSLPVERFPEIAPPSVSVQVYYPGGNAETVAKSVLLPIEEAINGTENMSYANSTATNSGRGRVTVYFKPGTDPDLAAVDIQNRISTITSMIPTEVSEAGISVTKRMKGSIMTINIYSDDPTYDETFLNAFTRINIRRELKRVDGLAEASILRQRDYAMRIWLNPQKMASYQLTPRDVYNQIKDQNFEAAPGKFGENSEELFEIIMKHDGRFSQPEDYENLVIKTKDETSLHLRDIARVEFGASNYTSENRLNGKPSVTIDIVQQNGANAMEIDSRIREILEEQSRLFPDDVHYEITYSVRNQIDESMSQVEHTLVEAFILVFLVVFIFLQDFRATLITAISIPASLLGTFFFLNIIGASMNVLSMFSLVLAIGIVVDDAIVVMEAIHEKMTHHKMPVKEAVSSAMDEITGAIISITVVIAAVFVPVGFLSGPVGVFYQEFAYTIIFAVLISAINALTLTPVLSKIFFGKKDRKKDKRGIARAISNYRQFRKAKVLRRKGFRKFDTFFDRFTQKYLNAVRWILNRKWVGLGALAVIIGLTVFLSKITPSGFIPTEDDNFLILSMKMPEGSSLHRTNVALRKADSILQQQPAVKGVNTVSGFNVVDNANSPSSGLAYVQLNPADDRGEIHEIQAVIKDLLSKLDEIPETDFNMYPRPTVQGFGNFDGVQFMLQDRADGDLGDFGQIVNEFMNTLNNQKEVENAFTSFNPNFPQYRLDIDYEKAKNMGVSVKDMMFTIQSYFGRVQPGDFNRFSRQYGVYMQSDIQFRESPESFNSIFVKNDEGEMVPVNTIVKLKQTYGPEVVNRYNLYNAAKINVTPAKGYSTGDVMNMIEDLTAKKLPATLSYEWTSMSLEEKNSGGDTIIVFIIIILLVYFILASQYESFLLPLAVMLSLPVGIFGVFTAINIAGIDNNIYVQIGIIMLIGLLAKNSILIVEFVAQKRRAGFTAFDAVIEASALRIRPIIMTSLAFTVGLVPLMFAEGSSAQGNHSVSIGTAGGMISGIVLGIFIIPVLAYVFQVLHDKMNLERYAE
- a CDS encoding efflux RND transporter periplasmic adaptor subunit, which encodes MDKKYKFSMVNKFAILFISCTLLSLTSCKEEEKVDEGLPLPVVSLKEQNASKGFEYIGSIEGVETVEIRPQVDGILEEIYVDEGDFVEKGQPLFKVNSQPYMEDYKNAMANVALERAKVEKAKSDLDRLQPLIDNEVISEVRKKSVEADYQVALSSLERAQAQAANMRINLNFTTIKAPVSGFMGRIPKSPGNVVKQTDEKPLTILSKVDDIYVYFSMSESDYLYYERAKNDTLYNKMNNKVKLVLADGSVYEHTGKVDANSGQIDRNTGSITLRARFQNPDTLLRSGNTGKILMEEIYPKAILVPQSATTFIQDKKFVFVLDENNIAQRKEIITEGRSGDNYIVSSKSLSPDDRIVLSGLDKLANGIKVKPIERGRLLSQVQE
- a CDS encoding hybrid sensor histidine kinase/response regulator transcription factor; this translates as MKKVLYGIICSLFLTNLATTQELYFKHYQVENGLSHNSVITMLQDKRGFLWFGTKDGLNRFDGYNFKLFHHNSKDDRSIGSNYIRCLYEGKNYLWVGTDNGLFRYDNQKESFCALSPAITKPILDIEADKNNNLWFIAGGTLYFKQQVTLSSLNLKSYDDFYAILLSKDSNQNIWAASGENVYQYSEESKNFKPITLGFGSIADDLPVIITALKGISKSHMIIGTRHHGAFVYDIKMGTTKKLINNYNEQLYVRDIVEKENGTIWLATESGLLIYDTKSKTYSNFKKSYNDPYSLTDNALYTMTIDKEGGTWIGSYFGGVNYLPKEFTPFKKYFPKEGENSISGNAVREIHQDKNGDYWIGTEDAGLNKLDANTGKFQTFTPKNSNIAHYNIHGILPLDNELWVGTFEHGLDVFDINSNQIIRHYEQEEGNPYSIGNNFILDIYKGRDDSVYVMASLGIYTYNRKKDHFNPLKGFPQDFHYAAFLESKDGTLWAATYWDGLYYYNPKTQKKGYFRYDGQDSTSISSNVINGIFQDSKENIWITTENGLNLYQPTSNDFKNYNTRDGLPSNVSYSILEDDDASLWISTSNGLVHFNPSKESFKTYTKANGLLSDQFNYSSAYKNNEGRMFFGSVKGLVSFHPDEFIKNNYDPPVYITNLSINNESIKVGAQNSPLEKSITETSKIILTADQSTFSLDFASLSFTAPEMTEYAYRLIGLNDKWIPLKTKHSVNFTELPSGNYIFQVKSTNSTGVENKETAALEIEVLPPFYFSKLAIFLYTLVFILLFALSLRYYHYRVQRKNNRKIKAFQDEKEKEIYQSKIEFFTNVAHEIRTPLTLIKTPLEKLIGQTKDQPIMQKSLSIMEKNTERLINLVNELLDFRKTEIENIKLTFVEINISETLRNTYTRFSELIQEKAVDFRMKLPQEEVMAFVDEEAIKKIMSNLFNNAIKYAKNEVILKLEVTDSEFILKVQNDGSLIPQHLKKRIFEPFFRTDEVSNQTGTGIGLSLAYSLTELHSGQLILANEDTHLNTFILKLPLRQEQEFNSYKKEPKVIERQQEEIPQEEIINDTAENSGILIVEDNRELLKFIADDFKEEYAVFKSTNAETAIEILKKENIYLIISDVMMNGMDGFEFCEYVKTNLETSHIPVILLTAKNAMQSKIQGLEAGADAYIEKPFSLEYLKVQVSNLIENRRHIMEFYSSSPLSHIKSIAHTKTDERFINKLEKLIYDNLSDQNLNVDSLADIMNMSRSTLYRKIKDLSNLSPNELINIARLKKAAELLQSGEYKIYEISEIVGYKSQTSFGRNFQKQFKMTPSEYMNGKQPIEE
- a CDS encoding TolC family protein — its product is MKTSFLSTINSNNKSKLSAGFVKAALGAFAMIFVVSCKVGEEYTRPDFGDDVSSEFYAGGKKEETLAVDSLNSNEVNNDTIPMSEIPWKDYITDRTLQNLIDTALVNNIDLQKAMKNMEIGMEELAQSKANFFPSLNARPAEYRRDYYSENFNNYGSNRARRNHGENPPESFYTERLEYASALQANWEIDVWGKLRWQKEAARAQFMKSKEFKKAVQTSLISEVAATYFNLVMLKSQIEVAQKNYALSDSTLNIVQLQYDAGESTSLAIQQTKSQKLKAKTLIPQLERQYVIMENKLNRLLGRSPREIQIDTDFEDIEFQERYTSGVPLELIKNRPDVAMSEYELITANADAGVANALRYPSLNIGASAGLNSFKLEEFFDPVGSGFALLNGAIFQPIFNNRKLKTNYNVALSQKEIAQLDFKDDLITAIADVSNSLAKMEKLKEEFAIAQERIEVTQKGLKDAGMLFKGGYANYLEVISAQSDALESELNLINIKNQLLIANVELYRSLGGGWQ